GTAGTGCCTGAGATGCGGGGGTCATGCGCGCCCCGGGAGCCGAGTGGTTAGGCTCGGGCGATGTGAGCAGGCTCCAGGTGGTCAGCGGCAAGGGCGGCACCGGCAAGACCACGGTCGCCGCGGCACTCGCGCTTGCCCTCGCGCGCGAGGGCAGACGGACTCTTCTCGTGGAGGTCGAGGGCAGGCAGGGGCTCGCGCAGCTCTTCGGCGCCGAGGCGCTCCCCTACGAGGAGCGGAAGATCGCGGTGGCACCCGGCGGAGGCGAGGTGTTCGCGCTCGCCATCGACGCCGAACGGGCGCTGCTGGACTACCTCCAGATGTTCTACAAGCTCGGCTCGGCCGGACGCGCGCTCAAGAAGCTCGGCGCCATCGACTTCGCGACGACGATCGCCCCCGGGCTGCGCGACGTCCTGCTGACCGGCAAGGCGTGCGAGGCGGTGCGCCGCAAGGACAAGGCCGGCCGGTACGTCTACGACCACGTGATCATGGACGCGCCGCCGACCGGGCGCATCACCCGGTTCCTGAACGTCAACGACGAGGTGGCGGGCCTGGCCCGGTTCGGCCCGATCCACAACCAGGCGCAGGCCGTCATGAAGGTGCTCAAGTCCCCCGAGACAGCGGTGCACCTGGTCACCCTCCTGGAGGAGATGCCCGTCCAGGAGACCGCGGACGGCATCGCGGAACTGCGCGAGGCGGGGCTGCCGGTCGGCCGCGTCGTCGTCAACATGGTCCGCCCCCACCATCTCGACGAGGACACCCTGCGCACCGCGGCCGAGGAGCACCGGGCCGGGGTCGCGAAGGCGCTGTCCCGGGCCGGCCTGGGCGGCGCGCGCCGCGGCGGACTGGCCGAGCGGCTGGTCGAGCCGCTGCTCGCGCAGGCCGCCGAGCACGCCGGCCGGGTGGAGCTGGAGCGCGCGCAGCGCGCCGTACTGGCGGGCCTGGACATGCCGACGTACGAACTGCCCCTGCTCGGGGCGGGTATGGACCTGGCGGGGCTGTACGAGCTGGCCAAGGATCTCCGGAAGCAGTCGGTGGCCGAATGAGCCAGACGCACGAGGGACACAAGGGACACGAGGGACGCGAGGGAGTGGGCACCGTGGGTCTGGACACGCCGCCGCGGCTGGCGGTCGACCACCTGCTGGACGACCGGGAGACCCGCATCATCGTGTGCTGCGGTGCGGGCGGCGTCGGCAAGACCACCACGGCCGCGGCCCTGGGCGTACGGGCGGCGGCGCGCGGGCGGAAGGCGGTCGTGCTGACCATCGACCCGGCGCGGCGGCTCGCGCAGTCGATGGGCATCGACTCGCTGGACAACACCCCGCGCAAGGTCGCGACCGCCGGCGGGCCCCCAGGCGGGGGCGGCGGCGAGGGCGGGGACGGCGGCGGCGAACTGCACGCCATGATGCTGGACATGAAGCGCACCTTCGACGAGATCGTCGAAGCGCACGCGGACGCCGAGCGCGCCCGGGCCATCCTCGCGAACCCCTTCTACCAGTCGCTGTCGGCCGGCTTCGCGGGCACGCAGGAGTACATGGCGATGGAGAAGCTGGGGCAGTTGCGGGCCCAGGACGACTGGGACCTGATCATCGTGGACACCCCGCCGAGCCGGTCGGCGCTGGACTTCCTGGACGCGCCGAAGCGCCTCGGGTCCTTCCTGGACGGGAAGTTCATCCGGGTGCTGATGGCTCCGGCGAAGGTCGGCGGCCGAGCCGGGATGAAGTTCCTGAACGTCGGCATGTCGATGATGACCGGCACCCTCAGCAAGCTGATGGGCGCGTCGCTGCTGAAGGACGTGCAGACCTTCGTGGCGGCGATGGACACGATGTTCGGCGGTTTCCGCACGCGCGCCGACGCGACCTTCAGGCTGCTCCAGGCGCCCGGTACCGCCTTCCTCGTGGTCGCCGCGCCCGAACCGGACGCGCTGCGCGAGGCGGCGTACTTCGTGGAGCGGCTGGCCGCGGAGCGCATGCCGCTGGCCGGCCTGGTGCTGAACCGGGTGCACGGCAGCGGTGCCGACCAGCTGTCCGCCGAACGGGCGTTGGCCGCCGCAGAGAATCTTGAAGAAGGCGGCATTGTGGATCAGGAGTCCGGGAAAGCTGGACTTCGTGACACGGCCGCCGAACCCCCCGGCGCCGATGACGACACCACGGCCGTCGACCGGATCACGGCAGGACTGCTGCGCCTGCACGCCGAACGGATGCAGGTGATCGCGCGTGAGCAGCGCACGCGTGATCGCTTCACCTCGCTTCACCCCGAAGTGGCGGTGGCCGAAGTGGCCGCCCTGCCCGGCGATGTGCACGACCTCGCCGGGCTGCGGGCCATCGGAGAACGACTCGCGGCCGGGGTGCCGGCCGGAGCGTAGGCGTCGTACGGGTGACGGCCGCGTGCTCTACCCGGCTGCCGCGTACGTCTCGTACGCCACGTCCATCTCCGCGTCCGCATCCATGGTGAGGATGCCCGTGCTGCGCTCGTACTCCGTACGGGCGGTTTCGAGCAGCCGTCGCCACGAGGTGACGGTGGGACGTCGGCGCAGCAGCGCACGTCGTTCCCGCTCGGTCATTCCGCCCCACACGCCGAACTCGACGCGATTGTCGAGGGCGTCGGCCAGGCATTCGGTCCGCACCGGACATCCGGTGCACACCGCCTTGGCCCTGTTCTGTGCCGCTCCTTGAACGAACAGTTCATCCGGATCGGTAGTGCGGCAGGCTGCCTGCGCACTCCAGTCGGTAACCCAGCCCATCCCGGCGCCGTCCTCTCCCGAATCGAGGCTCCCCCACGGCGGTAGCGGCATATTCACCGCTGCCAGTTGAGGACGTTACGGAAGGCGGGCACAGTGCAACACCCCCGACGGGCCCAATCTTGAATGGTCCGAACGGACTATGGGTAAGCGGCAGATCACCCGACGGAGTGATCCAGCGACATGCCCGACCATTCCGACAATTCGGGTGCAATCGGCGGATCGAGTTCACAGGGGCGGCGAGATTCGGACATCAGTCCACCCCATTCGGGAAGGGTGAAAATCAAGCCGAGGGGTTGATGTAGCACCGGACTGCTGTGACAGTTGGGGACAGCTTAGGCCAAGGCATTCGCGCGTGTCCGGCGAATCAGAACGTAGGCTGCCCCCCATGGGAAAGAAGCGCTCGGGCGGCGGGCTCACCGGGAGCCAGCAGGCCGCCAAGTTCCTCGGGGTGTCCGTTCTCTCCGGCGTCGTGCTGGCGGGCATGGCGATTCCGGCTGCAGGCGCCCTGGGACTGGCCGCCAAGGGCACCGTCGAGGGATTCGACGAGATCCCGGCCAATCTCAAGACGCCGCCGCTGAGCCAGCGGACCACGATTCTGGACTCCGAGGGTGGCTTGATCGCCACCGTCTATTCACGCGACCGGCAGGTGGTCCCGCTCACGGCGATCTCCCCGTACATGCAGAAGGCGATCGTCGCGATCGAGGACTCGCGTTTCTACGAGCACGGCGCGGTCGACCTCAAGGGCATCCTGCGCGCGGTCAACCGCAACGCGCAGGAGGGCGGCGCGGCGCAGGGCGCGTCCACGCTCACCCAGCAGTACGTGAAGAACGTGTTCGTCGAAGAGGCCGGCGACGACGAGACCAAGGTCCGCGAGGCCCAGCAGAAGAGCCTCGGACGCAAGATCCGCGAGCTGAAGTACTCGATCCAGGTCGAGGAGGAGCTCGGGAAGAAGAAGATCCTGGAGAACTACCTCAACATCACGTACTTCGGCCAGCAGGCCTACGGCATCGAGTCGGCGGCCCAGCGCTACTTCAGCAAACCCGCCAAGGACCTCACGCTGGAGGAGTCCGCGCTGCTGGCGGGCGTCGTGCAGTCGCCGAGCCGCTACGACCCGGTGAACGACAACCAGGAGGCGACCAAGCGCCGCAACATCGTCCTCCAGCGGATGGCCGACACCAAGGACGTCTCCCAGGCGGAGGCCGACGCGGCGAAGGCCAAGCCGGTCACGCTGAAGGTCACCAGACCCAAGAACGGCTGCATCACCGCGGTCAAGGGCGCGGGCTTCTTCTGCGACTACGTGCGCAACACCTTCCTGACCGACCCGGTCTTCGGCAAGACGCGCGAGGAGCGGGCGAAGGTCTGGAACAAGGGCGGCCTGACCGTACGCACCACCCTGGACCCGCAGTCGCAGGACGCGGCCAACGAGTCGATCAAGGACCACGTCTACAAGGAGGACTCCATCGCGACGGCTGTGACCATGGTCCAGCCGGGCACCGGACGAGTGCTGGCGATGGGCCAGTCCAAGCCGTACGGCTTCGAGAAGAACGAGACCACGATCAACTACTCCGTGGACAAGCGGATGGGCGGATCGAACTTCGGCTTCCAGGTCGGCTCCACCTTCAAGCCGTTCATCGCCGCCGCCGCCCTGGAGCGGGGCATGCCGCCGACGAAGGTCTACGCCGCCCCGAACAAGATGGACTACCCGAGCCCGATCCCCCGCTGCGACGGCTCACAGTACGTCAACACCCGCAAGGAGGAAGCGGAGAACGAGACCGAGGACGAGATCGGCCCCTACGCGCTGCGCACGGCGATGGAGAAGTCCATCAACACCTACTTCGTCGAGATGATCGGCGAGATCGGGCTGTGCCCGGTGTCTGAGATGGCGCAGAAGCTCGGCGTGGTCCCGGCGAGCGGCGCCAAGCTGGCCGACGGCCCCGCCATCGCGCTCGGCTCGGAGGAGATGTCCCCGCTGACGATGGCCAACGCGTACGCGGCCTTCGCCAACCGCGGCGTCTACTGCACCCCGGTCGCCATCGAGTCGATCACCGACGCGCACGGCAAGGCGCTCGCCGTGCCCAAGAGCAGGTGCGAGCGGGCGATGTCGCAGAACACCGCCGACACCATCAACACCCTGCTGAGCGGTGTGGTCGACTCCGGCACCGGTGAGCGGGCCGGCCTGACCGACCGCGACAGCGCGGGCAAGACCGGTACGACGGACTCCCGGTACAACGCCTGGTTCGTGGGCTACACCCCGAACATCTCCGGCGCGGTGTGGGTCGGCTCGGGCGGCGCGAAGAAGATCACGATGGAGAACATCGAGATCGGCGGCAGGTCCTACGCCAAGGTCTTCGGCGGTGGCCTGCCCGGCCCCATCTGGAAGGACGCGGTCACCGGGGCGCTGTCCGGCCGCGAGGCCCTGCGCTTCGCCACGGTCCACATCGCCGAACCGAGCGTCCCCTCCGGCGGCTCCCGCGGCAACAAGCCGTCCACCAACCCGAACCGGCCCGGGAAGCCCGGCGACGGCAAGCCCGGCGGACGGCCGGGCGGCGAGACCGCGGGTCAGACAGGCGGCCCGGGCGGCGGCGCCACGGGCGGCGGTACCGGCGGACCGGACACCCCGTTCCCCGGCATCACGATCGACCCGGGCACCGTGATCGGCGGCCGCGACGGCCAGGGCCCGTAACCCGTAACGGACCCACGCGGCGACAGCATGAGGGAGGGGCCCCAGCCACATCCGGCTGGGGCCCCTCCCTCATGACGGTCCGCGACCGACTGTCCGCGTCCTACGAGAGCGCCTTCTTCACGGCGGCGGCGACACGCCCGCCCTCCGCCAGCCCGGCGACCTTCGGGGTCACGATCTTCATGACGGCGCCCATGGCCCGCGGACCCTCGGCACCCGCCGACCGGGCCTCCTCCACGGCCTCCGCCACGATCCCCGCCAGCTCCTCGTCGGTGAGCTGCTTGGGCAGGTAGGTGTCCAGGAACTCGCCCTCGGCGGTCTCGCGCGCGGCCTGCTCGGGACGACCGCCCTGGGCGAAGGCGTCCGCGGCCTCGCGGCGCTTCTTCGCCTCCTTGGCGATCACCTTGAGGACTTCCTCGTCGGAGAGCACACGGGCCTCCTTGCCCGCGACCTCCTCCTTGGTGATGGCGGCGAGGGTCAGGCGGAGCGTGGACGAGTGCAGCTCGTCGCGCGCCCTGATGGCGGTCGTGAGGTCTTCCTGGAGCTTGGCCTTGAGCGTGGTCATGCAGGTGAGTGTGCCAGGTACGGGGACGATGGTGCCCACCTGTTTTCGGGTCTGCGACGATGGGTCCATGCGTGCGCGTTACGGAGTACCCCTGAAAGCGGCTGCCGGAATCGCTGCGGTGGGGGCCGCGGGTGTGGCCTATGCCGCCGGTTTCGAGGCGCGGTCCTTCCGACTGCGCCGGGTCTCGGTGCCGGTGCTGCCCCGGGGGATGCGCCCGCTGCGCGTACTCCAGGTCTCGGACATCCACATGGTGGGCGGGCAGCGCAAGAAGCGCGCCTGGCTGCAGTCGCTGGCCGGCCTGCGCCCCGACTTCGTCGTCAACACCGGTGACAACCTCTCCGACACCGAGGGCGTCCCCGAGGTCCTCGACGCGCTGGGCCCGCTCATGTCGTTCCCCGGCGTGTACGTCTTCGGGTCGAACGACTACTACGGGCCGCGGCTGCGCAACCCCGGGCGCTACCTGGTCGAGAAGGTCCAGGGCCGGCACGGCCTGAACGGGAACAAGCCGGTCGTCGGCGCCGTGCACAACCCGTGGGAGGAGATGCGGGACGCCTTCGACGCGGCGGGCTGGCTGAACCTCACCAACACCCGGGCCCGGATGAAGCTGGAAGGCCTTGAGCTGGCCTTCACCGGGCTCGACGACCCGCACATCAAGCGGGACCGCTACGAGAGCGTCGCCGGCGGCCCGGAAGCGGACGCCGACTTCTCGCTGGCCGTGGTGCACGCACCGTACCTGCGCGTCCTGGAGTCCTTCACCGCCGACCGGTACCCGCTGATCCTGGCGGGCCACACCCACGGCGGGCAGCTGTGCATCCCCTTCTACGGCGCGCTGGTCACCAACTGCGACCTGGACACGAAGCGGGTGAAGGGCCTGTCCACGCACGAGGCGGCGGGCCACCGCTCCTACCTGCACGTCTCGGCCGGCTGCGGCACCAACCGCTTCACCCCGGTCCGC
This DNA window, taken from Streptomyces sp. TN58, encodes the following:
- a CDS encoding ArsA family ATPase produces the protein MSRLQVVSGKGGTGKTTVAAALALALAREGRRTLLVEVEGRQGLAQLFGAEALPYEERKIAVAPGGGEVFALAIDAERALLDYLQMFYKLGSAGRALKKLGAIDFATTIAPGLRDVLLTGKACEAVRRKDKAGRYVYDHVIMDAPPTGRITRFLNVNDEVAGLARFGPIHNQAQAVMKVLKSPETAVHLVTLLEEMPVQETADGIAELREAGLPVGRVVVNMVRPHHLDEDTLRTAAEEHRAGVAKALSRAGLGGARRGGLAERLVEPLLAQAAEHAGRVELERAQRAVLAGLDMPTYELPLLGAGMDLAGLYELAKDLRKQSVAE
- a CDS encoding ArsA family ATPase; protein product: MSQTHEGHKGHEGREGVGTVGLDTPPRLAVDHLLDDRETRIIVCCGAGGVGKTTTAAALGVRAAARGRKAVVLTIDPARRLAQSMGIDSLDNTPRKVATAGGPPGGGGGEGGDGGGELHAMMLDMKRTFDEIVEAHADAERARAILANPFYQSLSAGFAGTQEYMAMEKLGQLRAQDDWDLIIVDTPPSRSALDFLDAPKRLGSFLDGKFIRVLMAPAKVGGRAGMKFLNVGMSMMTGTLSKLMGASLLKDVQTFVAAMDTMFGGFRTRADATFRLLQAPGTAFLVVAAPEPDALREAAYFVERLAAERMPLAGLVLNRVHGSGADQLSAERALAAAENLEEGGIVDQESGKAGLRDTAAEPPGADDDTTAVDRITAGLLRLHAERMQVIAREQRTRDRFTSLHPEVAVAEVAALPGDVHDLAGLRAIGERLAAGVPAGA
- a CDS encoding WhiB family transcriptional regulator, with protein sequence MGWVTDWSAQAACRTTDPDELFVQGAAQNRAKAVCTGCPVRTECLADALDNRVEFGVWGGMTERERRALLRRRPTVTSWRRLLETARTEYERSTGILTMDADAEMDVAYETYAAAG
- a CDS encoding transglycosylase domain-containing protein; translation: MGKKRSGGGLTGSQQAAKFLGVSVLSGVVLAGMAIPAAGALGLAAKGTVEGFDEIPANLKTPPLSQRTTILDSEGGLIATVYSRDRQVVPLTAISPYMQKAIVAIEDSRFYEHGAVDLKGILRAVNRNAQEGGAAQGASTLTQQYVKNVFVEEAGDDETKVREAQQKSLGRKIRELKYSIQVEEELGKKKILENYLNITYFGQQAYGIESAAQRYFSKPAKDLTLEESALLAGVVQSPSRYDPVNDNQEATKRRNIVLQRMADTKDVSQAEADAAKAKPVTLKVTRPKNGCITAVKGAGFFCDYVRNTFLTDPVFGKTREERAKVWNKGGLTVRTTLDPQSQDAANESIKDHVYKEDSIATAVTMVQPGTGRVLAMGQSKPYGFEKNETTINYSVDKRMGGSNFGFQVGSTFKPFIAAAALERGMPPTKVYAAPNKMDYPSPIPRCDGSQYVNTRKEEAENETEDEIGPYALRTAMEKSINTYFVEMIGEIGLCPVSEMAQKLGVVPASGAKLADGPAIALGSEEMSPLTMANAYAAFANRGVYCTPVAIESITDAHGKALAVPKSRCERAMSQNTADTINTLLSGVVDSGTGERAGLTDRDSAGKTGTTDSRYNAWFVGYTPNISGAVWVGSGGAKKITMENIEIGGRSYAKVFGGGLPGPIWKDAVTGALSGREALRFATVHIAEPSVPSGGSRGNKPSTNPNRPGKPGDGKPGGRPGGETAGQTGGPGGGATGGGTGGPDTPFPGITIDPGTVIGGRDGQGP
- a CDS encoding GatB/YqeY domain-containing protein, which encodes MTTLKAKLQEDLTTAIRARDELHSSTLRLTLAAITKEEVAGKEARVLSDEEVLKVIAKEAKKRREAADAFAQGGRPEQAARETAEGEFLDTYLPKQLTDEELAGIVAEAVEEARSAGAEGPRAMGAVMKIVTPKVAGLAEGGRVAAAVKKALS
- a CDS encoding metallophosphoesterase, which gives rise to MRARYGVPLKAAAGIAAVGAAGVAYAAGFEARSFRLRRVSVPVLPRGMRPLRVLQVSDIHMVGGQRKKRAWLQSLAGLRPDFVVNTGDNLSDTEGVPEVLDALGPLMSFPGVYVFGSNDYYGPRLRNPGRYLVEKVQGRHGLNGNKPVVGAVHNPWEEMRDAFDAAGWLNLTNTRARMKLEGLELAFTGLDDPHIKRDRYESVAGGPEADADFSLAVVHAPYLRVLESFTADRYPLILAGHTHGGQLCIPFYGALVTNCDLDTKRVKGLSTHEAAGHRSYLHVSAGCGTNRFTPVRFACPPEATLLTLTPKE